CCATCGCCGGCTGGAAAGGCATCAACGAATCGGACATGGTGCTGATGCCGGATCCGGCCACGGCCTTCATCGATCCGTTCGCCGCGCACAAGCAGATGAACATCGTGTGCGACGTGCTGGAGCCGTCCACGATGCAGGCGTACTCGCGCGATCCGCGTTCGATCGCGCGCCGTGCCGAGGCCTTCCTCAAATCCACCGGCGTCGCCGACACCGCGTTCTTCGGCCCGGAACCGGAATTCTTCATCTTCGATTCGGTGCGCTGGCAGAACGACATGGGCCGCGTGTTCTACGAGATCGGCTCGGAAGAAGCCGCGTGGGCGTCGCGCTACAAGTACGAGGAAGGCAACCACGGCCATCGTCCGGGCGTGAAGGGTGGCTACTTCCCGGTGCCGCCGGTCGACTCGCTGCACGATCTGCGCAGCGAGATGTGCAAGGTGCTGGAGTCGCTGGGCCAGATCGTCGAAGTGCACCACCACGAAGTCGCCAATGCGGGCCAGTGCGAGATCGGCGTGAAGTTCAACACGCTGCTGCACAAGGCCGATGACCTGCAGACCATGAAGTACGTGATCCGCAATGTCGCGCATGCGAACGGCAAGACCGTCACCTTCATGGCCAAACCCGTGGTCGGCGACAACGGTTCCGGCATGCACGTGCACCAGTCGCTGTCGAAGGACGGCAAGAACCTGTTCGCGGGTGAACTGTATGGCGGCCTGTCGCAGCTCGCGCTGTGGTACATCGGCGGCATCTTCAAGCATGCGCGCGCGATCAACGCATTTTCGAACTCGACGACCAATTCGTACAAGCGCCTGGTGCCGGGCTTCGAGGCGCCGGTGATGCTGGCGTACTCCGCGCGCAACCGCTCGGCGTCGTGCCGCATTCCCTACGTGGCGAATCCCAAGGGCCGCCGCATCGAAGTGCGCTTCCCCGATCCGATGAATTCGGGTTACCTCACCTTCACCGCGCTGATGATGGCCGGCCTCGACGGGATATTGAACAAGACCGATCCCGGTGCGCCGATGGACAAGGATCTGTACGACCTGCCGCCGGAAGAAGAGCGCAACATTCCGCAGGTGTGTTCGTCGCTCGACCTCGCGCTGGAAGCGCTCGACCGCGACCGCGATTTCCTGAAGGCCGGCGGCGTGATGAGCGACGATTTCATCGACGCCTACATCGCGCTGAAGATGAAGGAAGTGACCGCGTACCGCGCATCGACCCACCCCCTTGAGTATCAAATGTATTACTCGATCTGATCGGCGATCCACGCGCGCGATGAACACTCCGTTCGCCGACGCCTTCCGCTACAAGGCATGGGCGAACCAGGAATTGCTGGATCACGGCGAACGGCAATGGCGATCGCTGCCGGAAGAGGATGCGCGCTTCTTCGTGCGCATCCTCAACCACACGCACGTGGTCGATCGCATCTTCATCGGCCACATCACCGGCAGGCCGCACGGATTCAATGCCGACAACACGGCGGAAACGCCCACGCTCGCTGCGTTGCGGACCTCGATGGCACAGACGGATGGATGGCTCGTCGAATACGCCGCGCGCGCGGACGAAGCGGAACTCGCCCGCGACATCCCGTTCGTTTTCACCGACGGCGACCACGGCCGCATGCGCGTGGATGAAATGCTGCTGCACCTGCTCACCCACGGCAGCAATCATCGCGGCATGGCCGCGCGCGTGCTGGCCACGCACGGACTGGAGCGGCCGCGCGACACCTTCACGCGTTTCCTGCACCTCGATGATCCGTCGCGCCGTGGCGGCGCGTCGGAACCTGGTGCGGCGTGATCCGGATGGCGACTGGCGCAGACGCCGAATCCATCTGCGCGATCTACAACCACTACGTCGAGCACACGATCGTGACGTTCGAGGAACAACCGGTCACGACGGCCGAGATGCAGTCGCGCATCACGGCCGTGCTCGAAAAGCTGCCCTGGCTGGTACTCGAGCACGACGGCGCGATCGCTGGTTACGCCTATGCCTCACCCTGGAAGGCGCGCAGCGGCTATCGCTTTGCGGCGGAAAGCTCGATCTATCTTGCGCCCGCGCAGACCGGCCGCGGCTTCGGTCCCAGGTTGTACGCGAGCCTGCTTGAAAACCTGCGCGCGCGGAACGTCCATTGCGTGATCGGCGGCGCCGCATCGCCGAATCCCGCCAGTGTCGCCTTGCACGAGAAACTCGGCTTCACGAAAGTCGCGCACTTCCGCGAGAACGGCTTCAA
The genomic region above belongs to Rhodanobacteraceae bacterium and contains:
- a CDS encoding Glutamine synthetase type I; translated protein: MTADKVLETIKSENVEFIDMRFADMRGVEHHVSFPAHAIDADTFEDGKMFDGSSIAGWKGINESDMVLMPDPATAFIDPFAAHKQMNIVCDVLEPSTMQAYSRDPRSIARRAEAFLKSTGVADTAFFGPEPEFFIFDSVRWQNDMGRVFYEIGSEEAAWASRYKYEEGNHGHRPGVKGGYFPVPPVDSLHDLRSEMCKVLESLGQIVEVHHHEVANAGQCEIGVKFNTLLHKADDLQTMKYVIRNVAHANGKTVTFMAKPVVGDNGSGMHVHQSLSKDGKNLFAGELYGGLSQLALWYIGGIFKHARAINAFSNSTTNSYKRLVPGFEAPVMLAYSARNRSASCRIPYVANPKGRRIEVRFPDPMNSGYLTFTALMMAGLDGILNKTDPGAPMDKDLYDLPPEEERNIPQVCSSLDLALEALDRDRDFLKAGGVMSDDFIDAYIALKMKEVTAYRASTHPLEYQMYYSI
- a CDS encoding DinB family protein; this translates as MNTPFADAFRYKAWANQELLDHGERQWRSLPEEDARFFVRILNHTHVVDRIFIGHITGRPHGFNADNTAETPTLAALRTSMAQTDGWLVEYAARADEAELARDIPFVFTDGDHGRMRVDEMLLHLLTHGSNHRGMAARVLATHGLERPRDTFTRFLHLDDPSRRGGASEPGAA